A single Lolium perenne isolate Kyuss_39 chromosome 6, Kyuss_2.0, whole genome shotgun sequence DNA region contains:
- the LOC127309165 gene encoding LOB domain-containing protein 16 has product MAACGGGGTNAGAVAGAAGAGSPCGACKFLRRRCVQECVFAPYFSTDQGAARFAAIHKVFGASNAAKLLAHLPAADRCEAVVTITYEAQSRLRDPVYGCVAQIFALQQQVAILQAQLMQAKAQLACGVQSTTSPMSHHQQWPDSSSIAAMLRQQDANSVGFGGGAALLPELMGGDVSMSMMQQHCGVKTDAGELQYLAQAMMQSSNYSQ; this is encoded by the exons ATGGCcgcgtgtggtggtggtggtactaATGCCGGCGCGGTTGCTGGAGCGGCGGGCGCGGGGTCGCCGTGCGGGGCTTGCAAGTTCCTCCGGCGGCGATGCGTGCAGGAGTGTGTCTTTGCGCCATACTTCAGCACCGACCAGGGCGCGGCGCGGTTCGCCGCCATCCACAAGGTCTTCGGCGCCAGCAACGCTGCCAAGCTGCTCGCCCACCTTCCCGCCGCCGACCGCTGTGAGGCCGTCGTCACCATCACCTATGAGGCCCAGTCACGGCTCCGCGACCCTGTCTACGGCTGCGTCGCACAGATCTTCGCGCTCCAGCAGCAG GTGGCGATCCTGCAGGCGCAGCTGATGCAGGCCAAGGCGCAGCTGGCGTGCGGCGTCCAGAGCACCACCTCGCCAATGAGCCACCACCAGCAGTGGCCGGACAGCAGCAGCATCGCCGCCATGCTCCGGCAGCAGGACGCTAACAGCGTCGGCTTCGGCGGCGGTGCCGCGCTTCTGCCGGAGCTCATGGGCGGAGACGTCTCCATGTCGATGATGCAGCAACATTGCGGCGTCAAGACGGATGCCGGGGAGCTCCAGTACCTAGCCCAGGCCATGATGCAAAGCTCCAACTACTCCCAGTAG